Proteins found in one Coffea eugenioides isolate CCC68of chromosome 5, Ceug_1.0, whole genome shotgun sequence genomic segment:
- the LOC113770458 gene encoding peroxisomal (S)-2-hydroxy-acid oxidase-like produces the protein MGEITNVTEYQAIAKQKLPKMVYDYYASGAEDEWTLAENRNAFSRILFRPRILIDVSRIDMTTTILGFKISMPIMIAPTAMHKMAHPEGEYATARAASAAGTIMTLSSWATSSVEEVASTGPGIRFFQIYVFRDRNIVAQFVRRAERAGFKAIALTVDLPRGGRREADIKNRFTLPPFLTLKNFEGLDLGKMDKADDSGLISYAAGQTDRTLTWKDFKWLQTITSMPILVKGVLTAEDARIAVQNGAAGIIVSNHGARQLDYVPATIMALEEVVKAAQGRVPVFLDGGVRRGTDVFKALALGASGIFIGRPVVFSLAAEGEAGVRKVLQMLREEFELTMALSGCRSLSEITRNHIVTDWDVPRLLPPARL, from the exons ATGGGGGAGATTACCAACGTCACGGAATATCAGGCAATTGCCAAGCAGAAGTTGCCAAAGATGGTATACGATTACTATGCATCAGGTGCAGAGGATGAATGGACTCTGGCGGAGAATAGAAACGCTTTCTCCAGAATTTT ATTTAGGCCACGGATTCTAATTGATGTGAGCAGGATTGACATGACCACCACCATCTTGGGATTTAAGATTTCAATGCCCATCATGATTGCCCCAACTGCCATGCACAAAATGGCTCATCCTGAAG GTGAATATGCAACTGCAAGAGCTGCATCAGCTGCAGGAACAATTATG ACGTTGTCATCATGGGCTACTTCCAGTGTTGAAGAGGTTGCATCAACAGGACCAGGCATCCGgttttttcaaatttat GTCTTCAGGGACAGGAATATTGTTGCTCAGTTTGTGCGAAGAGCTGAAAGGGCAGGTTTTAAGGCTATAGCCCTTACTGTTGACCTACCTAGAGGGGGACGCAGAGAAGCAGATATCAAGAATCG ATTTACTTTGCCACCATTTTTGACATTGAAGAACTTCGAGGGATTAGACCTTGGCAAGATGGACAAA GCAGATGACTCTGGATTAATTTCATATGCTGCTGGTCAAACTGATCGCACTCTAACTTGGAAG GATTTCAAGTGGCTCCAGACCATCACTTCAATGCCCATCCTTGTGAAGGGTGTCCTTACTGCTGAAGATG CAAGAATAGCTGTCCAGAATGGAGCAGCTGGCATCATTGTATCCAATCATGGTGCCCGTCAACTTGATTATGTTCCTGCAACTATTATGGCTTTGGAAGAG GTTGTGAAAGCTGCACAGGGTCGTGTGCCAGTGTTCTTGGATGGAGGGGTCCGTCGTGGCACTGATGTCTTCAAGGCCTTAGCCCTTGGAGCTTCTGGCATATTC ATTGGAAGACCTGTGGTTTTCTCCTTGGCTGCAGAAGGAGAAGCTGGAGTTAGAAAAGTACTTCAGATGCTGCGTGAGGAATTTGAGCTAACCATGGCGTTGAGCGGCTGCCGGTCACTCTCGGAGATTACTCGCAACCACATTGTCACCGACTGGGATGTTCCACGCCTTCTTCCTCCAGCAAGGCTTTGA